The nucleotide sequence GCGCTACCACGATCGGGTAGATCAGACCCGCGTAGATGTTCCCCGTACGCGCCACGAGAGCGGTCGAAATGAGCGGCAGGAAGCCGCCAAACCACCCGTTGCCGAAATGATAGGGCAACGACATCGACGTATATCGAATCTTCGCGGGAAACGCCTCGACCAGGAATGCCGCGATTGGACCATAAACCATGGTGACGAAAATCACCTGAATGAAAACAAGCGCAGTCAGCGCGACCGGATTGACCGGCTCCGAAAACGCTTTCATCGCCTGATAAATCGGATAGTAGGAAACAGCGGCGAGGAGATTGCCGGCCATCATGATCTTCTTCCGGCCAATCCTGTCCGAAAGTCCTCCAAACACGATGAACAGAGGTGCGCCGAGCAGCAGCGCCACCGCGACTATGATGTATGCGGTCGTCAACGGCACCTTCAGCACCGTCTGTAAAAAGAACAATGCGTAGAACTGGCCAGTGTACCAGACCACGGCCTGACCCGCGGTAGCGCCGAAAAGGACGAGCAAGAACACCTTCCATTTGCTCCAGGTCCCGAAGCTGTCCCGAATAGGCGCGGTCGAGGTTCCTCCCGCTGCCTTGAGTCGGGCGAAAAGCGGCGACTCCTGCAGTCTCACCCGGATGTAATACGACATGCCCACAAGCAGGATTGAAAGAAGAAACGGGATTCGCCAGCCCCATACCTTGAACGCCTCCTCGCCGACCGCCGCCCTGACGACCAGGATGACGACCAGCGACACAAACAGGCCGAGAGTCGCGGTTGTCTGGATGAAACTCGTGTAAAAACCTCTCTTGCCATCCGGGGCGTGCTCGGCAACATAGACCGCGGCTCCGCCGTATTCACCACCCAGAGCGAGGCCCTGCAGCAGGCGCAGTATCACCAGTAGAATCGGGGCGGCAATGCCGATTTGAGCGTACCCGGGCAGCAGTCCGATAGCGGCTGTAGATCCGCCCATGATGAGCAGCGTGATGAGAAAAGCAAACTTGCGACCGATCAGATCGCCAACGCGCCCGAATACCAGCGCGCCAAAAGGACGAACCGCAAATCCCACGGCAAAGGTCGCCAGCGTCTTCAGAAAATTGACGGTGGCGTTGCCTTCGGGATAAAACTGTGTGGAGATGATAGCGGCGAGACTGCCGAAGATGTAGAAGTCGTACCATTCGATCATCGTGCCAGCCGACGACGCGGCAATGACTTTCCAGATTTTCTGCTTTTCTTCCACTCGGCGACCCCGGATTCATGACTCGCCGATCCGCGCCACCGGCCGTGGCGGTCTCAGCGAGGAATAAATCTGGCTCGCTGCCGCTGCATCCGCTAAGTCGTCACGCTTCCTGCCACTTCTCCCCTGAACAGCCTCCGCACGGTTTTTATGATCCGCCGCACCAGCAGAATCAACAGTACGAGCAGGAGAATCGCAGTCGACAGTGTCAGGTAAGGATGATTCCATACAAAAAGCGCAATGGTCGAAACCGTCGCGAACTCCGCAACATTTGCGGCGGCATTCGTCACCGGCTCGGGCGAGGTATCGACGGCATAGCGCAACCCCAACTTCGTTCCGTGGGTTGTCAGTGCCAGGCCACCGCCGAGCAGGGCCGCAATCACTGTGTATGGTGATTCCAGCTGGTACGCAGTTGCGGCTGCAAGGAACGCTGCAGCGGGCGGGCGTATAAAACTCTGCGCGGTCTCCCAGAGGCTTGCAACACCGGGCACCAGCGTCACCATGAACTCGATGACGTACAGCGTGACCGCCAACCCGATGACCCAGATGTTGCTCACTGCGTGCAGCGCGCCGGGGAGCGGGCTGATCCACCCGGCACGATCGGCTACACCAAGTACCGCCACTGTCGCCGGAAGATTTATTCCGGCAGCGTAAGCCACACCGAGCGATTGCACTACTGTCGTGACTGATGACATGGACCATTCGTGATAGAGGGTTTCACTACGATCGGTCAGCGCGTGCAGTTTCGTGCCGTCAGAGCCACCCTGACGCGCGATACCGGATTGTCCCCGCCGTTTCGTACAGCCACAACCTGAACGCCGTAACCCTGTCCTCACCATTTCCGAGGACAAGAAACGCAACGTCGCGCGAGTCGCTTGGAGAACAGCTGACGGTCACACCGGCCTTCTCAAATGTGGCGCAGGCGCGTCTCGAGTGTGCAGGGGATGTTACGAGGACAATCCTCCTCCAGCCTCGTTCACGCGCCATGCGCGCCACGGCCACCGCTTCTTCCCGGGTGTTGTTGATGACGGGCGTAACGAGGGCGTTCGTCACGCCCCCAATCGCGA is from Gemmatimonadaceae bacterium and encodes:
- a CDS encoding MFS transporter; this encodes MEEKQKIWKVIAASSAGTMIEWYDFYIFGSLAAIISTQFYPEGNATVNFLKTLATFAVGFAVRPFGALVFGRVGDLIGRKFAFLITLLIMGGSTAAIGLLPGYAQIGIAAPILLVILRLLQGLALGGEYGGAAVYVAEHAPDGKRGFYTSFIQTTATLGLFVSLVVILVVRAAVGEEAFKVWGWRIPFLLSILLVGMSYYIRVRLQESPLFARLKAAGGTSTAPIRDSFGTWSKWKVFLLVLFGATAGQAVVWYTGQFYALFFLQTVLKVPLTTAYIIVAVALLLGAPLFIVFGGLSDRIGRKKIMMAGNLLAAVSYYPIYQAMKAFSEPVNPVALTALVFIQVIFVTMVYGPIAAFLVEAFPAKIRYTSMSLPYHFGNGWFGGFLPLISTALVARTGNIYAGLIYPIVVALLTFVIGSLFLRESHTARIWDEVGGQDGTGEYIRDPI
- a CDS encoding DUF4126 domain-containing protein, which gives rise to MSSVTTVVQSLGVAYAAGINLPATVAVLGVADRAGWISPLPGALHAVSNIWVIGLAVTLYVIEFMVTLVPGVASLWETAQSFIRPPAAAFLAAATAYQLESPYTVIAALLGGGLALTTHGTKLGLRYAVDTSPEPVTNAAANVAEFATVSTIALFVWNHPYLTLSTAILLLVLLILLVRRIIKTVRRLFRGEVAGSVTT